From a region of the Apium graveolens cultivar Ventura unplaced genomic scaffold, ASM990537v1 ctg6275, whole genome shotgun sequence genome:
- the LOC141703146 gene encoding uncharacterized protein LOC141703146: MGTIDQYGKLWEYGNELLKVMPDSTIKLMTEEHEGLIDALEAVFPNVEHRFCVMYLYRNMWKDHKGIGVRMLLWLAARATTDYTFNKHMEELKKLRNQEANGVGVLSEQCKSDIFVNTHCEVFNSSITKYRDLPIISMLKAIHKDVMRRIQQRRDKMQNSYALNPIYPNAMRRLNKAIDQSKGCHVLWSGGARYLVTMTGGGYEMVVDLEAHKCACKKWELSGIPCYHACACIAWSKKGYEPFIHQCFTKDLFLECYKYIVEPICGEEKWTETPYPKPLPPEVKPQTGRPKRKGARKMMWLVLMQLG; encoded by the exons ATGGGAACCATTGATCAGTATGGGAAGTTATGGGAGTATGGTAATGAGCTGCTGAAAGTCATGCCTGATAGCACTATCAAATTGATGACTGAAGAACATGAG GGTCTGATTGATGCACTTGAAGCTGTTTTCCCCAATGTTGAGCACAGATTTTGTGTGATGTATCTCTATAGAAATATGTGGAAAGACCATAAAGGAATTGGAGTTAGAATGTTGTTGTGGTTGGCAGCTAGGGCCACCACTGACTATACTTTCAATAAACACATGGAGGAGCTAAAGAAG CTGAGAAACCAAGAAGCCAATGGAGTAGGAGTGCTTTCAGAGCAATGCAAGAGTGACATTTTTGTCAACACCCACTGTGAAGTCTTCAACAGTAGCATCACAAAGTATAGGGATCTTCCTATAATATCAATGTTGAAAGCAATTCACAAAGATGTGATGAGGAGGATACAACAAAGGAGGGACAAAATGCAAAATAGCTATGCTCTGAACCCCATATATCCTAATGCCATGAGGAGGCTGAATAA GGCAATTGACCAAAGCAAAGGATGCCATGTTTTATGGAGTGGTGGTGCAAGATACTTGGTCACCATGACAGGTGGAGGTTATGAGATGGTCGTTGACTTGGAGGCACATAAATGTGCTTGCAAGAAATGGGAATTATCAGGTATCccatgctatcatgcttgtgcatGCATAGCATGGAGTAAAAAAGGTTATGAACCATTTATTCATCAATGTTTTACTAAAGACCTCTTCTTGGAATGCTACAAATATATTGTTGAGCCTATCTGTGGTGAAGAGAAATGGACAGAGACCCCATATCCTAAACCTCTTCCACCAGAGGTCAAGCCTCAAACAGGTAGGCCTAAAAGAAAAGGAGCAAGAAAAATGATGTGGTTGGTGTTGATGCAACTAGGTTGA